The region ATTTATCGCCTGATTAGCCCTTTTCTAATTATTGCGGTGGCACTAATTTTTCAGCCGGAATTGCGAAAGATGTTGGCGAAGATTGGGCGTCAGGGGTGGAGTCGTCGTGAGCAGGAGGCCTCGGCGGAGAAGGTTGATATGATTTTCACTTCACTTGCTTCTCTGGCCGAACAACGACGTGGTGCTTTGGTGGTCTTTACGCGAACATTGACCTTACGCGACATTGCCGATACGGGCACGCGTTTAGAGGCGGAGGTATCCGGCGCGCTCTTAACGACAATTTTTGCGCATGATACGTTATTACACGATGGCGCGGTGATTATTCATCATGGACGGATTATGGCTGCGGGTTGCTTTTTGCCTTTAAGTAAGCAGGATAATTTACGTAAAAGTTTTGGTACGCGCCATCGGGCGGCGCTGGGCGTTAGTGAAGAGAGCGACGCACTTGTCTTAATTGTGAGTGAGGAGAGTGGGGCGATTAGTCTCGCCGTTGAGGGCGTACTTTATTATGATCGTAAAGTGGATGAGCTCAAAAATCTCGTTCGTTCTCTTTTGCAGAACCAAGCCAATGAGGATGATTTTCGTAACTTTTTTGTCGAAAGGCTTGAATAAAATGAAAAAAAAGGCTACACTAAACTCTTATTTATGATAGAATGTGAGGTAATAACTTGTTTTTTGCACAAACAGAACCATTCATTACAGCTCCAACCTTAAAAAAACGTATTACCGAGTTAGGCGCAGAGCTGACACAACGCTATAAAGAAGAGAAGGATTTAGTCATTATCTGCACACTTAAGGGATCAATTCTCTTTGTGGCAGATCTCATGCGCGAAATTGATTTACCTTTAGAGGTCGATTTTATTAGCGTTGCTAGTTATCATGGTGGTCTCACCAGTGGGCAACTGCAGGTTGTGCATGGCATGACGACCCAGATTACGCATCGTCCGGTGTTAATTGTGGAGGATATTGTTGATACGGGGCGTACTCTAAAGAAGCTTAAAGAGATGATTAGCGAGGGCAATCCTAGGAGCATTGAAGTCTGTGCATTGCTGGATAAGCCTTCTCGCCGGTTGGTGGAGATTGAGGCGGATTATGTGGGCTTCACCATTGAGGATCTCTTTGTGGTGGGCTATGGGCTAGATTACCAGCAACGTTATCGCAATTTACCTTATATTGGTGTCTTGAGCGATCCGCAGTGAGTCTTGATGAGCATGTATTGCCCGACTTAATCGAAGCCTTTGAGCGCGGATTTGGTAAAGCTGATCTCCTTTTTAAACGGCGTATCCGTCGCTATCATTTAACCAAAGAGGCAAGGTTTTTGGTCATG is a window of Entomospira culicis DNA encoding:
- the cdaA gene encoding diadenylate cyclase CdaA, translating into MDSWLNETLFFRNFLRPLLDIGILSAIFYYFYRYVLRSYGQSLFRGIRGPLAIFLVAYLFQLETLLWIYRLISPFLIIAVALIFQPELRKMLAKIGRQGWSRREQEASAEKVDMIFTSLASLAEQRRGALVVFTRTLTLRDIADTGTRLEAEVSGALLTTIFAHDTLLHDGAVIIHHGRIMAAGCFLPLSKQDNLRKSFGTRHRAALGVSEESDALVLIVSEESGAISLAVEGVLYYDRKVDELKNLVRSLLQNQANEDDFRNFFVERLE
- the hpt gene encoding hypoxanthine phosphoribosyltransferase, translated to MFFAQTEPFITAPTLKKRITELGAELTQRYKEEKDLVIICTLKGSILFVADLMREIDLPLEVDFISVASYHGGLTSGQLQVVHGMTTQITHRPVLIVEDIVDTGRTLKKLKEMISEGNPRSIEVCALLDKPSRRLVEIEADYVGFTIEDLFVVGYGLDYQQRYRNLPYIGVLSDPQ